From Myxococcota bacterium, one genomic window encodes:
- a CDS encoding YdiU family protein, producing MAGPATSGFSGLTEPGYGTLPDGSFARVPPTPTPAPQLLRLNEGLASHLGLSVDWLSSADGVAVLAGNQPAEGVPPLAMAYAGHQFGNWVPSLGDGRAILIGEARDRDGALREIQLKGAGRTPFSRAGDGRAALGPVLREYVVSEAMQALGIPTTRALAMLTTGDSIVRDTVQPGAILARVSAGHVRVGTFQYFHARGMTDHVRALADFVIERRYPEAAESAAPHGPYRALLDRVIAAQADLIARWMLVGFIHGVMNTDNMSILGETIDYGPCAFLDEYEPGKVFSSIDHGGRYAYAQQPNIGLWNLTRFAETLLPLLDESEEAAVEAAKDALEAYAPRFEQTYRTRLLRKIGLEMPNEENLDVASRLLERMAEQQANFTLTFRRLCDGVVDTPPKDVDAGPRSLFADPSGFDAWAADWRQRLRTEGRDADQTRAEMRATNPAMIPRNHRVQQAIDAATEGNLGPLDDLWTVTTKPFEDHPGLSQYADPPEPHERVHATFCGT from the coding sequence ATGGCGGGGCCCGCGACGAGCGGCTTCAGCGGGCTCACGGAGCCCGGATACGGAACCCTTCCCGATGGGTCCTTCGCGCGCGTCCCCCCGACGCCCACGCCGGCGCCGCAGCTCCTCCGACTGAACGAAGGGCTCGCGAGCCACCTCGGGCTCTCGGTCGATTGGCTTTCGAGCGCGGACGGCGTCGCAGTCCTCGCCGGAAACCAGCCCGCGGAGGGCGTGCCCCCCCTCGCCATGGCCTATGCGGGCCACCAGTTCGGCAACTGGGTCCCGAGCCTCGGGGATGGTCGCGCCATCTTGATCGGCGAGGCGCGTGATCGCGACGGCGCGCTCCGCGAGATCCAACTCAAGGGCGCCGGACGCACCCCCTTTTCGCGCGCAGGCGATGGCCGGGCCGCGCTGGGCCCCGTGCTCCGCGAGTACGTGGTCAGTGAGGCGATGCAGGCGCTCGGGATCCCGACCACGCGGGCCCTCGCCATGCTCACGACCGGCGACTCCATCGTTCGGGACACGGTCCAACCCGGTGCGATCCTCGCGCGCGTCTCCGCGGGACACGTGCGGGTCGGGACCTTCCAGTACTTCCATGCCCGTGGGATGACGGACCACGTCCGGGCGCTCGCCGACTTCGTGATCGAGCGCCGCTACCCCGAAGCCGCGGAGTCCGCAGCCCCCCACGGTCCCTACCGCGCCCTCCTCGATCGCGTGATCGCGGCCCAGGCCGACCTGATCGCACGTTGGATGCTCGTCGGATTCATCCACGGCGTCATGAACACAGACAACATGTCGATCCTGGGGGAGACGATCGATTACGGGCCCTGCGCGTTCCTCGACGAGTACGAACCAGGGAAGGTATTCAGCTCGATCGATCACGGCGGTCGCTACGCCTACGCCCAGCAGCCGAACATCGGACTCTGGAACCTGACGCGGTTCGCCGAGACCCTGCTGCCGCTGCTCGACGAATCCGAAGAAGCCGCGGTCGAAGCGGCGAAGGACGCGCTCGAGGCCTACGCACCGCGCTTCGAGCAGACCTACCGCACGCGACTGCTCCGGAAGATCGGCCTGGAGATGCCGAACGAAGAGAACCTGGACGTCGCCTCACGGCTTCTCGAGCGCATGGCCGAGCAGCAGGCGAACTTCACCCTCACCTTCCGCCGGCTCTGCGACGGGGTCGTCGACACTCCTCCGAAGGATGTCGATGCGGGGCCTCGCTCGCTCTTCGCCGATCCCAGCGGCTTCGACGCCTGGGCCGCGGACTGGAGACAGCGGCTGCGCACGGAAGGACGCGACGCCGACCAGACGCGGGCCGAGATGCGTGCCACGAACCCCGCGATGATCCCGCGCAACCACCGCGTGCAGCAGGCGATCGACGCGGCGACCGAAGGCAACCTCGGGCCGCTGGATGACCTGTGGACGGTGACGACGAAACCGTTCGAGGACCACCCGGGTCTGTCGCAGTACGCCGACCCGCCCGAGCCCCACGAACGCGTCCACGCGACGTTCTGCGGCACCTGA